A genome region from Brevinematales bacterium includes the following:
- a CDS encoding MazG family protein: MKEFDALLEIIRTLRSENGCPWDKEQTLATMRDSLIEETYEVVDSIDRDHTEDLREELGDLIFLGMFLAYLGEQEGRFTVSEVLALIGEKLVRRHPHVFGDHSVDGIPDILKNWEAIKQNEKKNLDKGIFDGVPRSLPEIQRFFKVLHKIERNGGDLKSFEDTPLEQACAGAVSDLNNDTVSRLMKTLLVECFVRKIDTAHLIRSATEQVMTEYLKKKS, translated from the coding sequence ATGAAAGAATTCGACGCACTACTGGAAATTATCCGCACGCTCCGCAGCGAGAACGGATGCCCGTGGGATAAGGAGCAGACCCTCGCCACGATGCGCGACAGCCTGATCGAGGAGACGTATGAAGTGGTCGATTCGATCGACCGCGACCATACCGAGGACCTCCGCGAGGAGCTCGGCGACCTGATATTCCTCGGGATGTTTCTCGCCTATCTCGGCGAACAGGAAGGGAGATTTACGGTGTCCGAGGTGCTCGCGCTGATCGGCGAAAAACTCGTCCGGCGGCATCCCCATGTATTCGGCGACCATTCCGTCGACGGTATCCCGGATATCCTGAAGAACTGGGAGGCGATCAAGCAGAACGAGAAGAAGAATCTCGATAAGGGGATATTCGACGGGGTTCCGCGTTCGCTGCCGGAAATACAGCGTTTCTTTAAGGTATTGCATAAGATTGAAAGGAACGGCGGCGATCTGAAGAGCTTCGAGGATACCCCGTTGGAACAGGCATGCGCCGGCGCCGTATCCGACCTCAATAACGATACCGTATCCCGCCTGATGAAAACCCTCCTTGTGGAATGCTTCGTCCGCAAAATCGACACCGCACACCTGATTCGTTCGGCAACAGAACAAGTTATGACGGAGTATTTGAAAAAGAAGTCATAA
- the nusB gene encoding transcription antitermination factor NusB, translated as MESVNIRDYSRLLAFFTLYAYDIDIEAFSGIDSFDWYEEASLFEKDDVLPVIPESIKREVYHFAREMVSGTLSNLPRIDRQIEEFLVNWKFDRLLPVDKAILRLGVYSLMYRFDIPCEVTIFECNELANEFSDDNTYKYINGILHNVKLRFRRNFLMDKIHPAVPAPKKKFKIKRTGSA; from the coding sequence ATGGAATCCGTCAATATCCGGGATTATAGCCGTCTTTTAGCGTTTTTCACCCTGTACGCCTACGATATCGATATCGAGGCGTTTTCCGGTATAGATTCGTTCGACTGGTATGAGGAAGCGTCGCTGTTCGAGAAGGACGACGTGCTTCCGGTCATCCCCGAATCCATCAAGCGCGAGGTCTACCATTTCGCGCGGGAGATGGTCAGCGGGACGTTATCCAATCTGCCGCGGATCGACAGGCAAATCGAGGAATTTTTGGTGAACTGGAAATTCGACCGCCTTCTCCCTGTGGACAAGGCTATTCTGCGTCTCGGGGTCTATTCCCTTATGTACCGTTTCGATATCCCGTGCGAGGTCACCATCTTCGAGTGCAACGAGCTCGCGAACGAGTTCAGCGACGATAACACGTATAAATACATCAACGGTATCCTGCATAACGTCAAACTCCGCTTCCGGCGGAATTTCCTGATGGACAAGATTCATCCCGCCGTACCGGCGCCGAAGAAAAAATTCAAGATCAAGAGGACGGGCAGCGCATGA
- a CDS encoding 6,7-dimethyl-8-ribityllumazine synthase produces MKTYEGKLDAAGLKIGVILGKFNSFVGDRLVEGAKDAFYQLGGKDENMDVYRVPGAYEIAGVARKLMLAGKYDALICVGVIIQGETPHFDYVAGNSAKAIMELSSEGGIPVVYGIVTAGDLEQAIDRAGVKMGNKGYTSLMTAVEMANLYKDMK; encoded by the coding sequence ATGAAAACATACGAAGGTAAATTGGATGCGGCCGGCCTGAAAATCGGCGTCATACTCGGTAAGTTCAATTCGTTCGTCGGCGACCGACTGGTGGAAGGCGCGAAAGACGCGTTCTATCAACTGGGCGGAAAGGACGAGAATATGGACGTGTACCGCGTGCCCGGGGCATACGAGATCGCGGGAGTCGCCCGCAAGCTCATGCTGGCAGGGAAGTACGACGCGCTGATCTGCGTAGGCGTCATCATACAGGGAGAAACCCCGCATTTCGATTACGTCGCGGGGAATTCCGCCAAGGCGATTATGGAGCTTTCCTCCGAGGGCGGTATCCCGGTCGTGTACGGTATTGTCACCGCGGGCGACCTCGAGCAGGCTATCGACCGCGCCGGGGTAAAAATGGGCAACAAGGGCTATACGTCGCTAATGACTGCTGTCGAAATGGCAAATTTATATAAGGACATGAAATAA
- a CDS encoding glutamate racemase: MDKRPIGIFDSGVGGLTVAKEVMNLLPNETIIYLGDTANLPYGDKSAEIVQRYSVDNTDFLLTHDIKLLVVACNTASSVALEHLKSSYQLPIVGVIEPAVKGAIFATRNKKIGVIGTNRTIKSNVYPDMLKAMEPECQISSRPCPLFVPLIEEFFIDHDATRLIAAEYLKEFKEQGSDTLILGCTHYPLIKEIIAEILPGVKLVDSALSTARDIHSLLDSHQMLALIPKDGKPPMHRFFATDITPKLNDLANRILGMKIDFEEVSVK; the protein is encoded by the coding sequence ATGGATAAACGGCCGATAGGTATATTCGACTCCGGCGTCGGGGGCCTGACTGTCGCGAAAGAGGTGATGAACCTTCTCCCCAACGAGACCATCATCTACCTCGGCGACACCGCGAACCTTCCCTACGGGGACAAGTCCGCGGAAATCGTTCAGCGGTACTCGGTGGACAACACCGACTTTCTGCTGACGCACGACATTAAGCTCCTCGTGGTGGCATGCAATACCGCGAGCTCGGTCGCGCTCGAGCACCTTAAATCGAGCTACCAGCTCCCTATTGTAGGGGTGATCGAACCGGCGGTGAAGGGCGCGATATTCGCCACCCGGAACAAGAAGATCGGCGTGATCGGCACGAACCGGACTATCAAGAGCAATGTTTATCCCGATATGCTGAAGGCGATGGAGCCGGAATGCCAGATTTCGTCCCGGCCGTGCCCGTTATTTGTCCCGCTGATCGAGGAATTTTTTATCGATCACGATGCCACCCGGCTGATCGCGGCGGAGTACCTGAAGGAATTCAAGGAACAGGGCTCGGATACATTGATACTCGGGTGCACCCATTATCCGCTGATCAAGGAGATTATCGCCGAGATACTCCCCGGAGTGAAACTGGTGGATTCGGCGTTATCCACCGCGCGGGATATCCATAGCCTGCTGGACTCGCACCAGATGCTGGCGCTGATACCGAAGGACGGGAAACCGCCGATGCACCGTTTCTTCGCGACCGATATCACGCCGAAGCTGAACGATCTCGCGAACCGGATACTGGGGATGAAGATCGATTTCGAGGAAGTAAGCGTCAAGTAA
- a CDS encoding citramalate synthase, with product MSKVVIYDTTLRDGKQAEGINFSMIDMISIAKKLDEFGIDYIECGWPGALPKDKAFFQEIRKVELKNTKIAAFGSTRHAKNKVIEDNNIKELLAAKTPTVTIFGKAWDLHVRDVFNIALEENLEMIYDSVSYLKDSGRELFFDAEHFFDGYKENPDYAIKVLEAAVRGGADNLVLCDTNGGSLPHQIADIIKKVKSVIKAPLGIHAHNDGDLAVANSLEAILSGAVQVQGTMNGIGERTGNANLCSIIPNLVLKMGYSAKHIDPAHLKRLEETSRYIYEIANMNPETKQPFVGISAFAHKAGVHVNAVQKNPRTYEHILPELVGNRRRILISEQAGKSNILAKVQELGLEITADKISELSRHIKELENTGYEFEGADASFEILVKKLTGQFKERFQVHSYKMLTFFRDGVEPVVEGTVKIRVGELEELTVAEGDGPVNALDTALKLALSVFYPVVKDIHLMDYKVRILDPSSGTAAVTRVLITFRYHSYEWGTVGVSGNIIQASWEALVESMNYILMRLEHEEDDVYNG from the coding sequence ATGTCTAAAGTAGTCATCTATGACACGACTTTACGTGACGGCAAGCAAGCTGAAGGAATCAATTTCTCGATGATTGATATGATCTCCATTGCCAAGAAGCTGGATGAATTCGGAATCGATTATATCGAATGCGGATGGCCGGGCGCTCTCCCCAAGGATAAGGCGTTCTTCCAGGAAATCCGCAAGGTCGAACTGAAGAATACGAAAATAGCCGCGTTCGGCAGTACCCGTCACGCCAAGAATAAAGTGATCGAGGATAACAACATCAAGGAACTGCTCGCCGCGAAAACCCCGACAGTCACCATCTTCGGGAAGGCGTGGGACCTGCATGTGCGCGACGTATTCAACATAGCGCTCGAAGAAAACCTCGAAATGATCTACGACTCGGTCTCTTATCTCAAGGATTCCGGGCGCGAACTGTTCTTCGACGCGGAACATTTTTTCGACGGGTATAAAGAAAACCCCGATTACGCGATCAAGGTGCTCGAGGCCGCCGTCCGAGGAGGCGCGGACAACCTCGTGCTCTGCGACACCAACGGCGGTTCGCTGCCGCACCAGATAGCGGACATTATCAAGAAAGTGAAATCGGTCATCAAGGCTCCTTTGGGTATACACGCGCATAACGACGGAGACCTCGCTGTCGCGAACAGTCTCGAGGCGATCCTGTCGGGCGCGGTGCAGGTGCAGGGCACTATGAACGGTATCGGCGAACGTACCGGTAACGCCAACCTGTGCTCCATCATCCCGAACCTAGTGCTGAAGATGGGCTATTCCGCGAAACATATCGACCCGGCTCACCTGAAGCGGCTCGAGGAAACGTCGCGGTATATCTACGAGATAGCGAATATGAACCCCGAGACGAAGCAGCCCTTCGTGGGGATTTCCGCGTTCGCGCATAAGGCGGGAGTGCATGTCAACGCGGTGCAGAAGAATCCCCGCACTTACGAGCATATCCTTCCCGAACTGGTCGGTAACCGCAGGCGTATCCTGATATCCGAACAGGCGGGTAAGTCCAATATTCTGGCGAAGGTGCAGGAGCTCGGCCTCGAAATAACCGCCGATAAAATCTCCGAACTCTCGCGGCACATCAAGGAGCTTGAGAATACCGGGTACGAATTCGAGGGCGCGGACGCGTCGTTCGAGATACTGGTGAAGAAACTCACCGGGCAGTTCAAGGAACGTTTCCAGGTACATTCCTACAAGATGCTCACCTTCTTCCGCGACGGCGTAGAGCCGGTCGTCGAAGGGACTGTGAAGATCAGGGTGGGCGAGTTGGAGGAACTGACGGTCGCCGAGGGCGACGGGCCTGTTAACGCGCTCGATACCGCGCTGAAACTTGCCCTGTCGGTTTTCTATCCTGTCGTGAAAGATATTCATCTAATGGATTATAAGGTGCGCATACTCGACCCCTCGTCGGGTACCGCCGCCGTGACCCGCGTGCTCATCACCTTCCGTTACCACAGCTATGAATGGGGTACGGTCGGGGTGTCCGGCAATATCATCCAGGCAAGCTGGGAAGCGCTGGTCGAGAGCATGAACTATATATTGATGAGACTCGAGCACGAGGAGGACGACGTTTACAATGGATAA
- a CDS encoding LemA family protein — MAIILIIAIGIPVLLILWAVVTFNKMVALRNSTESAWSDVDVLLRKRYDLIPNLVSTIKGYTKHESETLEKVIQARNQAINIKADDVKQQIEAQNMLTQTLRSIYSLTESYPDLKADKQFNELMGQLQQIETEIERSRRYYNAVVRDYNNVTQMFPGAMIAGMGGFVKKPYYEIESVTMREGVKVEF; from the coding sequence ATGGCAATTATTCTTATTATTGCAATCGGTATTCCGGTACTGCTGATTCTATGGGCGGTAGTGACCTTCAATAAAATGGTCGCCCTGCGGAATTCTACCGAAAGCGCGTGGAGCGATGTCGACGTACTGCTCCGCAAACGTTACGACCTGATTCCCAATCTGGTCAGCACTATCAAGGGTTATACCAAGCACGAGAGCGAAACCCTCGAGAAGGTCATTCAGGCGCGCAACCAGGCGATCAATATCAAGGCCGACGACGTCAAACAGCAGATCGAGGCGCAGAATATGCTGACCCAGACCCTTCGGAGTATCTACTCTCTCACCGAGAGTTATCCCGACCTCAAGGCGGACAAGCAGTTCAACGAACTGATGGGGCAGCTCCAGCAGATCGAGACCGAGATCGAGCGTTCGAGACGTTACTATAACGCGGTCGTGCGCGATTATAACAATGTGACCCAGATGTTCCCCGGCGCGATGATCGCGGGTATGGGCGGGTTTGTCAAGAAGCCGTACTATGAGATCGAGTCGGTGACGATGCGCGAAGGGGTCAAGGTCGAGTTTTAA